GCTCCCGCAGATAGCGGGGAAGGTGCTTCTGCGAAACGTGGTGATGGGTGCCGATGATCGCGCGCTTCAAGAGCGAGTGATACGACTCCGCGAAGTTGGTGTGGAAGATCAGCGCCCGAACGTAGGTCTTGGAGTGATCGACGGTGTGGTGGCTGGCAAAGTGCTTGTCGATGCCGTGATAGCCAAGATGCTCGTCGGTCACGATATGGGCCGAGCCGCTGACCACTGGCCGAGCGATTGTCTGTAGCGTGGCCTTCTTGGTGTTGGGAACCATGAAGGTCCGCGCCTCGCCCTCGCGGTCAATGAGGGTCATGACGATGGCCTTCTGACCGGCGGTTTTCTTGTTCTTGTGGCGGTTGTTCCGAGCCTTGCCGCCCACATACGTCTCGTCGATTTCGACGATGCCGCCGTCTCCGCCCAAGAGGCCGCGCATTGGATCGCGCTTCATCGCCTCGCGAATGCGATGGCAGAGGAACCAGGCCGCTTTGTAGGAGATCCCAAGGGACCGCTCGATCTGGCTGGCTGAGACGCCTTTCTTGGCCGTGCACATCATGTAGATGGCCATGAGCCACTTGGTCATGGGGATGTTGGAGCCTTCAAAGATGGTTCCGATCTTGACCGTGAATTGCTTACGGCAAGGCCCACACTTCCACAGCCCGTGGCGAACGCGCTTCTCGGGGTTGGCCTTGATGCGGGAAAGCCTTTCACGCCCTTCACAGTGAGGGCACACAGCGCCGTCGGGCCACATGAGGCTTTCGATAAACTCGATAGCCTTGGCCTCGTCGGAGAAATATGGAGCAAGTTCGGCGAAGTTCATGGTCATTGTGTCGCCTCGATGCTATCCGCAGCCTCAGCGAGCTTTGCGGATAGCTTCTTTAGAATTTCTCGGGTCACCAGAAACATCTGCGACTCACTGTCGGTTTCGAGCCGAAGGAGCGCGAGTGATGGTGTCTGCGGATTTTGGTAAATGTCCGCCTTGCGGATCATCTCTGCTTTTTCAAATTCAAGAGTCATCGGGCGATACCCTGCTGATCTGGCCTTCCGAACAAGATCAGTCTAGCGAACCCATCGTGGGTTTGCAAAGGTTATATTCGCCCTAATTTCTCTTAATTGCTTATCACGAAATTCTCCAATAGTTGTTGTTTCTTCTTCATTTTCGTAGATATCTTGGAATCCCTGTGAACACATTCTTTGGTAATTTTTTGATACAGCCGCGTCATTATCAATTGTTCGTTGAATTCTATCTTCGTCGATAGCTGGGCCAATATGACTAATTCCTGAAATACGGAATGATGGATCATTTCTATATGCAGATCGGATGTAGATACCTTTCTTACGTTCTACGGTATCAAATGTATCATCCTGCCAGAATTTAATGTCTACCGCATTATTCCAAGAAAGGTTTCCCGCATCGTCTTGACGGACGTGGTATTCGATATCCCAAGGCCCCCCTCTCTGGCTCCATGCATGCCGGTACCAAACATACATGGCGTCAATTACTGAGGATTTACCACACCCATTGG
This genomic stretch from Nitrospinaceae bacterium harbors:
- a CDS encoding IS1595 family transposase; translation: MNFAELAPYFSDEAKAIEFIESLMWPDGAVCPHCEGRERLSRIKANPEKRVRHGLWKCGPCRKQFTVKIGTIFEGSNIPMTKWLMAIYMMCTAKKGVSASQIERSLGISYKAAWFLCHRIREAMKRDPMRGLLGGDGGIVEIDETYVGGKARNNRHKNKKTAGQKAIVMTLIDREGEARTFMVPNTKKATLQTIARPVVSGSAHIVTDEHLGYHGIDKHFASHHTVDHSKTYVRALIFHTNFAESYHSLLKRAIIGTHHHVSQKHLPRYLREREFHWNLRSASDGERTVEAIKGAAGKRLMYQKPV
- a CDS encoding AAA family ATPase; this translates as MRIQNIKLHRFKRFSDTTIGDIPESAKLVIMAGPNGCGKSSVIDAMYVWYRHAWSQRGGPWDIEYHVRQDDAGNLSWNNAVDIKFWQDDTFDTVERKKGIYIRSAYRNDPSFRISGISHIGPAIDEDRIQRTIDNDAAVSKNYQRMCSQGFQDIYENEEETTTIGEFRDKQLREIRANITFANPRWVR